Proteins from a genomic interval of Beijerinckia indica subsp. indica ATCC 9039:
- the pyk gene encoding pyruvate kinase, which yields MRRYRRAKIVATLGPASSSPETIRALFDAGADVFRFNFSHGTHEDHRQRYEIVRAIEQETGRPISVLADLQGPKLRIGKLAAGPIMLEEGTTITFDLDPEPGTLARVPLPHPEVFAALSPGVTLLIDDGKLRLTIEKAEPQSAVAKVVTGGPLSERKGVSIVGAVLPVSALTEKDRKDLAFALELGADWIALSFVQRAEDLDEVRALANRPIALMAKLEKPSAIDGLEAIIARSDAVMVARGDLGVEMEPERVPIVQRRIVHAARGAGKPVIVATQMLESMITTPTPTRAEASDVATAIYEGADAVMLSAETASGRYPIEAVTMMNKIITAVEQDPVYREGLDATGPTPQANVSDVICSALHRSAAILPVAALVTYTTSGLTSLRTARERPAAPILSLTPELAIARRLALVWGTHPVLSRAQAHVTDIVEDACAATEKEGLAIPGDIIAIAGGMPFGVSGTTNLLRIAQVPSGAAAK from the coding sequence ATGCGCCGGTATCGCCGAGCCAAGATTGTGGCAACACTGGGTCCCGCGAGTTCCAGTCCGGAAACCATCCGGGCTCTGTTTGACGCGGGCGCCGATGTGTTTCGGTTCAACTTCAGCCATGGCACCCATGAGGACCATCGGCAGCGCTATGAGATCGTGCGCGCCATCGAGCAGGAAACCGGCCGGCCGATCTCGGTCCTCGCCGATCTGCAAGGGCCGAAACTGCGCATCGGCAAGCTGGCCGCGGGGCCGATCATGCTAGAGGAAGGCACGACGATCACCTTTGATCTCGATCCGGAGCCCGGCACGCTCGCGCGGGTGCCTCTGCCGCATCCGGAAGTCTTCGCGGCGCTTTCGCCTGGGGTCACGCTGCTGATCGATGATGGCAAGCTGCGCCTCACCATCGAGAAGGCCGAGCCGCAATCGGCCGTGGCGAAGGTGGTGACCGGGGGCCCGCTTTCCGAGCGCAAGGGCGTCAGCATCGTCGGGGCGGTTCTGCCGGTCTCGGCGCTGACCGAAAAGGATCGCAAGGATCTCGCTTTCGCGCTGGAGCTTGGCGCCGACTGGATCGCTTTGTCCTTCGTGCAGCGGGCCGAAGATCTCGACGAGGTGCGCGCGCTGGCCAATCGCCCGATTGCGCTGATGGCGAAGCTCGAAAAGCCTTCCGCCATCGACGGGCTCGAAGCCATTATCGCACGGTCCGATGCGGTCATGGTGGCGCGCGGTGATCTCGGTGTCGAAATGGAGCCCGAGCGTGTGCCGATCGTGCAGCGGCGCATCGTGCATGCGGCGCGGGGGGCGGGCAAGCCGGTGATCGTCGCCACGCAAATGCTGGAATCGATGATCACCACGCCGACGCCGACCCGCGCCGAGGCCTCCGATGTCGCGACCGCCATCTATGAGGGCGCCGATGCGGTGATGCTGTCCGCCGAGACGGCGTCTGGCCGCTATCCGATCGAGGCCGTGACGATGATGAACAAGATCATCACGGCCGTGGAGCAGGACCCTGTGTATCGCGAAGGGCTTGATGCGACGGGGCCGACGCCGCAGGCGAATGTCTCGGATGTGATCTGCAGCGCCTTGCATCGCTCGGCGGCAATCCTGCCTGTGGCGGCGCTGGTCACCTATACGACCTCAGGCCTGACGAGCCTGCGCACCGCGCGGGAACGGCCGGCAGCGCCGATCCTGAGCCTGACGCCGGAACTGGCGATCGCGCGGCGCCTGGCGCTGGTTTGGGGCACGCATCCGGTGCTCAGCCGTGCGCAGGCGCATGTGACGGACATCGTCGAGGATGCCTGCGCCGCGACGGAAAAGGAAGGGCTGGCGATCCCCGGCGATATTATCGCCATAGCCGGCGGCATGCCCTTTGGTGTGTCCGGCACGACCAATCTCCTGCGCATTGCACAAGTGCCAAGCGGTGCCGCCGCCAAATAA
- a CDS encoding glycosyltransferase family 39 protein: MENFAMSLISSQSSGDFISDAKTPLLSLLALVIVFIGTVSYVGISGDFPLIDDWSYAISTRMLVATGTWKPFGWTSMPLISNALWAAPICALSSCGFDDLRLTTLLASSLLFVMTFFLVKANNKTMLVPLFAALLLAFNPIAYALSFTFMTDILFSALVTTSAFLFVLSLERDSIPLIVFGTIIAILATFSRQLGLCLPLAFLVVRLLQTDRWPRKLILALTPFLVCTASLMLFNRWLRETGRTPDVYDFQLNLLASTIKAPVLEVMSLIGLHVIETLLYLGLFSLPLLLLTRRHDIVAVDARSWWRHAPIMIAGCVTLLGVATMWARHQIMPLFGDILVPQGIGPLLLRDTFELHLPNVPSLPSFFWIVVTLLSLWGVFELSRRTVTYMINIIQKVRYGEHNPNASGPLFAMIAILAYLAPLMLSGLFDRYLIPVLPLTFFFLTSISVAGPVDRHHILIATLMCLLTIAFTVLTNHDHMAWNRARWAAITDAQSEGIAGPDNLDGGFEYNGFFSYSPSYKESHEKSHWWVGRDDYQIAFGPIDGMKVVKSYSYETALPSTKRSILLLAR, encoded by the coding sequence TTGGAGAATTTTGCGATGAGTCTTATTTCATCACAAAGTTCAGGTGATTTCATTTCTGACGCCAAGACTCCGCTTCTTTCTCTTCTGGCGTTGGTGATTGTGTTTATCGGCACGGTTTCCTACGTGGGGATTTCCGGCGACTTTCCCCTGATCGACGATTGGTCCTATGCGATTTCGACGCGGATGTTAGTCGCGACGGGGACGTGGAAGCCCTTCGGCTGGACCAGTATGCCATTGATCTCCAATGCCCTTTGGGCGGCGCCAATCTGCGCTCTTTCGTCCTGCGGGTTTGATGATCTGCGCCTCACCACATTGCTGGCTTCATCATTGCTCTTCGTCATGACCTTCTTTCTGGTCAAAGCGAATAATAAGACGATGCTCGTGCCGCTCTTTGCTGCGCTGTTGCTCGCTTTCAATCCGATTGCCTATGCGCTGTCGTTTACATTTATGACAGATATTCTATTCTCTGCCTTAGTCACAACGAGCGCCTTCCTGTTTGTCCTATCGCTTGAACGAGATTCGATTCCGCTCATTGTATTCGGGACGATCATTGCGATCCTGGCGACGTTCTCGCGCCAGCTCGGATTGTGTCTTCCTCTCGCTTTTCTGGTTGTAAGGCTCCTGCAAACAGACCGTTGGCCGAGAAAATTGATCTTGGCGTTGACGCCATTCCTTGTCTGCACGGCCTCCCTCATGCTCTTCAACCGCTGGCTTCGGGAGACAGGAAGAACCCCGGACGTCTATGACTTCCAGTTGAATCTCCTGGCGTCCACGATAAAAGCTCCGGTCCTTGAGGTGATGTCGCTCATCGGCCTGCATGTGATCGAGACGCTTCTTTATCTTGGTCTATTCAGTCTTCCGTTGCTCTTGCTGACGAGACGTCATGATATCGTCGCTGTGGATGCTCGCTCCTGGTGGCGGCACGCGCCAATCATGATCGCTGGATGTGTCACTCTTCTTGGTGTTGCCACCATGTGGGCTAGACATCAGATCATGCCATTGTTCGGTGATATCCTCGTCCCCCAGGGGATAGGGCCCCTTTTGCTCCGCGATACTTTCGAACTCCACTTGCCGAATGTTCCGTCGCTGCCTTCTTTCTTCTGGATTGTGGTCACTTTGCTCAGTCTGTGGGGCGTTTTTGAACTGAGCCGCCGCACGGTGACTTATATGATAAATATCATCCAGAAAGTGCGATACGGGGAGCACAATCCAAATGCGTCAGGGCCGCTGTTCGCCATGATCGCTATCCTTGCCTATCTCGCCCCCCTCATGCTGTCCGGATTATTTGATCGTTATCTCATTCCAGTTCTGCCACTGACCTTCTTCTTTTTGACGAGCATCTCGGTGGCTGGGCCTGTCGATCGCCATCATATTCTGATTGCGACATTGATGTGTCTGCTGACCATTGCATTTACGGTGCTGACGAATCATGACCATATGGCCTGGAACCGAGCGCGGTGGGCGGCAATTACCGACGCCCAGAGCGAAGGGATTGCGGGTCCCGATAATCTCGATGGCGGATTCGAATATAACGGATTCTTTTCCTACAGCCCTTCGTATAAGGAAAGTCATGAAAAGAGCCATTGGTGGGTTGGCAGGGATGACTATCAAATTGCATTTGGTCCTATTGATGGGATGAAGGTCGTCAAGAGCTACTCGTATGAGACGGCGCTCCCATCCACAAAGCGATCGATCCTGCTTCTGGCTCGTTAA
- a CDS encoding carbohydrate porin has product MSMALTHLKQRATRIAGILALGLGLTQGGTAARAADVAPPAQVAVSPAPPVPEHDWALGTWGGVRSDLYRKGIDFQFVWVSEVAYNMTGGAENRIAQAGQLNLGVTFDLEKLFGDPGAIFQMTFDKREGRNLNHDAGLDMLVQPQEVYGRGDIWRLTQFWYDQKFANGVIDWKIGKMAVSEDITQYPCVFMNLSFCGSAPGRGLAGNYFFNYPIGQWGTRVRFNAPEAYFTLAAYQMNPNVLKQSYGVNFDFSGGNGVLLPIEFGWLPAFDGGRLPGVYQFTAWYGSQQAQNVVALNYPNLVPLSDLPVGGRWGVSFQMSQQLTHPSDDHPKQGLSLIGSMVMLDRATSTLNNQETIGLVYHGPFENRQGDEIAIAWGRTEVNSRLTNAAILSNVLVPGSAVVRRAEYPLEIYYNFHAYNGIDVRPNFQWIHCPGGICNKPDVAILGVKTVINF; this is encoded by the coding sequence ATGAGTATGGCGTTAACACACTTGAAACAGAGGGCCACGAGAATCGCGGGGATTTTGGCCTTGGGTTTGGGACTGACGCAGGGCGGGACGGCAGCACGGGCCGCGGATGTCGCGCCGCCAGCCCAAGTGGCGGTGTCGCCCGCGCCTCCCGTCCCGGAACATGACTGGGCCTTGGGGACTTGGGGCGGGGTGCGCTCCGATCTTTATCGCAAGGGTATCGATTTCCAATTCGTCTGGGTCAGCGAAGTCGCCTATAACATGACCGGCGGCGCGGAAAACCGCATCGCCCAGGCCGGCCAGTTGAACCTTGGCGTCACCTTCGATCTGGAAAAATTATTCGGCGATCCGGGTGCCATCTTCCAGATGACCTTCGATAAGCGCGAGGGCCGCAATCTCAATCATGATGCCGGCCTCGACATGCTGGTCCAGCCGCAGGAAGTCTATGGCCGCGGTGACATCTGGCGCCTGACGCAATTCTGGTACGATCAGAAATTCGCCAATGGCGTGATCGATTGGAAAATCGGCAAGATGGCGGTGAGTGAAGACATCACCCAATATCCTTGCGTGTTCATGAACCTGTCGTTCTGCGGCTCGGCGCCGGGCCGCGGCCTCGCCGGCAATTATTTCTTCAATTATCCGATCGGCCAATGGGGCACGCGGGTGCGCTTCAACGCGCCGGAAGCCTATTTCACCCTGGCGGCCTATCAGATGAACCCCAACGTCTTGAAACAAAGCTATGGGGTGAATTTCGATTTCAGCGGCGGCAACGGGGTCCTGCTGCCGATCGAATTCGGCTGGCTGCCGGCTTTTGATGGAGGCCGTCTGCCCGGTGTCTACCAATTCACCGCCTGGTATGGCTCGCAGCAGGCTCAAAACGTCGTGGCCCTCAATTACCCGAATCTCGTGCCGCTCAGCGATCTGCCGGTGGGTGGCCGCTGGGGCGTGAGCTTTCAGATGTCGCAGCAGCTCACGCATCCTTCCGATGATCATCCCAAACAGGGCCTGAGCCTGATCGGCAGCATGGTGATGCTTGATCGGGCGACCTCGACGCTCAACAACCAGGAGACCATCGGCCTCGTCTATCACGGACCGTTCGAGAACCGTCAGGGCGATGAAATCGCCATTGCCTGGGGCCGCACGGAGGTCAATTCGCGCCTGACCAATGCCGCGATCCTGTCCAATGTCCTCGTGCCTGGCTCGGCCGTCGTGCGACGCGCCGAATATCCCTTGGAAATCTACTACAACTTCCATGCCTATAACGGCATTGATGTGCGTCCGAACTTCCAATGGATTCACTGCCCAGGCGGTATTTGTAACAAACCGGATGTGGCCATCCTCGGCGTGAAAACTGTCATTAATTTCTAA
- a CDS encoding TonB family protein produces the protein MRDSLLPFAKLRADPSARLDVGETKLRPLERWRFGALLWLFFFLHFGVIIYLLWHLEPETPTAQEEIPVEVVMAPPPEPAAPAPPPLIPDPPKEKPKPEQLTEQKPIKIEKDNAQVAFDAPRTPNQETNEKKSPDKKSGAPNKAEPASQAAPKPAQLKEARLAPEALPKEEEKAESELKPDDRPDAEALDKASPQKSLKKQSHQTPTRTKMPLSEDAKAAVARQLSSLTAAPSFSVAQAARPSPISGGTADSSYLSILFGLITRQQQDPHKDKPRHMDAEVVVGFWIDETGRLTHQALYRTSGQPDLDAAAMAAVRKAAPFPEPPRGIPRGFVARLTFPAR, from the coding sequence ATGCGTGACAGCCTCTTGCCTTTCGCCAAGCTTCGCGCAGATCCTTCCGCACGGCTGGATGTCGGCGAGACCAAGCTCCGGCCCCTGGAGCGCTGGCGCTTCGGGGCGCTTCTCTGGCTGTTCTTTTTTCTTCATTTCGGCGTCATAATTTATCTTCTATGGCACCTTGAGCCCGAAACCCCAACGGCGCAGGAGGAAATCCCTGTCGAGGTCGTTATGGCTCCGCCCCCCGAGCCAGCGGCCCCCGCACCGCCGCCTCTTATCCCGGACCCGCCAAAGGAAAAGCCCAAGCCGGAGCAGTTGACCGAGCAAAAACCCATAAAAATCGAAAAAGATAATGCGCAGGTCGCCTTCGACGCGCCAAGAACGCCCAATCAGGAAACCAACGAGAAGAAATCTCCCGATAAGAAGAGCGGCGCGCCGAACAAGGCCGAACCCGCCTCCCAAGCCGCGCCCAAGCCCGCTCAGCTCAAGGAGGCGAGACTCGCGCCTGAGGCATTACCCAAAGAGGAAGAAAAGGCAGAGAGCGAGCTCAAACCCGACGATCGGCCCGATGCCGAAGCCCTCGATAAGGCCTCACCGCAAAAAAGCTTAAAGAAACAGAGTCATCAAACGCCAACCCGAACCAAGATGCCGCTTTCGGAGGATGCCAAAGCCGCCGTCGCGCGGCAATTGTCTTCGTTGACAGCAGCCCCCAGCTTTTCCGTGGCCCAAGCCGCCCGCCCCTCCCCGATCAGTGGCGGAACGGCGGATTCGAGCTATCTCTCTATTCTGTTCGGGCTGATTACCCGGCAGCAGCAAGACCCCCATAAAGACAAGCCCCGGCACATGGATGCCGAAGTCGTCGTCGGGTTCTGGATCGATGAAACAGGGCGTTTGACCCATCAAGCCCTTTACCGCACCAGCGGCCAGCCCGATCTCGATGCCGCCGCCATGGCCGCCGTTCGCAAGGCCGCGCCCTTTCCGGAACCACCCCGCGGCATTCCCCGCGGCTTCGTCGCCCGCCTGACCTTTCCCGCGCGCTAG
- a CDS encoding S8/S53 family peptidase translates to MAAGGMLVKVRGDGRAFAMATQQAFGAGGVEVKPILTIPAGVTGMGLAPSSGATWLHVSALSQGEENPWDAAHQLMVPGSSFAAATGAAGADVELIEPDIEQRWPWQQEAGAVPGPGLTEAADRCTFIDQDGKGTKAEGPGFAWSLNDAFSELAKARAGLGVDLEKKLNQVIIAHLDTGYDPHHVTRPINLDTKLQRSFVDGDPDPHDASDHTPDGLGAVRNRGHGTATLALLAGNRLDGTLPDWSGFKDFIGGAPFARVIPIRIANWVVRFTTSTMVQGIEHARQNGAQILSMSMGGLTSAALVDAINLAYDAGMFLVTAAGNNLAGRLTPKSIVFPARYRRVLAACGVMADGRAYAGLAPPTMQGNYGPSSKMATALGAYTPNVAWAIIDCGKMVDMNGAGTSSATPQIAAAAALWLAEHGPLVAQYPEPWMLWGEALRPAECLFHWLRGGSDRTCDGRQSSGRRGTPPRCI, encoded by the coding sequence ATGGCGGCAGGGGGGATGCTGGTCAAGGTTCGTGGCGATGGCAGAGCCTTTGCCATGGCGACACAGCAGGCTTTCGGCGCGGGTGGTGTCGAGGTCAAACCGATCTTGACCATTCCCGCCGGCGTGACGGGTATGGGTCTCGCCCCTTCGAGTGGAGCGACCTGGCTGCATGTCTCGGCACTGAGCCAGGGCGAGGAGAATCCGTGGGATGCTGCGCATCAGCTGATGGTGCCTGGAAGTAGTTTCGCGGCGGCTACAGGTGCCGCCGGAGCGGATGTCGAACTGATTGAACCTGACATCGAGCAAAGATGGCCTTGGCAGCAGGAGGCTGGCGCTGTGCCTGGCCCAGGCCTTACTGAGGCAGCGGATCGCTGCACATTCATCGATCAGGATGGCAAAGGAACCAAAGCGGAGGGGCCGGGATTCGCCTGGAGCCTCAATGACGCGTTCTCCGAGCTTGCCAAGGCGCGAGCCGGGCTTGGAGTGGACCTTGAAAAGAAGCTCAATCAGGTCATTATCGCCCATCTCGATACGGGTTATGATCCGCATCATGTGACTCGGCCGATCAACCTCGACACAAAGCTCCAGCGCAGCTTTGTCGATGGCGACCCAGACCCGCACGATGCTTCCGACCATACGCCGGATGGCCTGGGAGCTGTCCGCAATCGCGGCCACGGCACGGCGACGCTAGCGCTTCTCGCCGGCAACCGCCTTGACGGCACCTTGCCGGATTGGTCCGGTTTCAAGGATTTCATCGGAGGAGCGCCCTTTGCCCGTGTGATCCCCATTCGGATCGCCAATTGGGTCGTGCGCTTTACGACCAGCACCATGGTCCAGGGGATCGAGCATGCCCGCCAGAATGGCGCGCAGATTCTCTCCATGAGCATGGGCGGCCTGACCTCCGCCGCTCTCGTTGATGCGATCAATCTCGCCTATGACGCGGGGATGTTTCTCGTCACGGCGGCGGGCAATAATCTGGCCGGCAGGCTGACACCGAAATCGATTGTCTTCCCGGCTCGCTACCGGCGTGTGCTCGCTGCTTGCGGCGTGATGGCGGATGGTCGTGCCTATGCCGGCCTCGCGCCGCCAACGATGCAGGGTAATTATGGTCCGTCCAGCAAGATGGCGACGGCGCTCGGTGCCTATACGCCGAATGTCGCCTGGGCGATAATTGATTGCGGCAAGATGGTTGACATGAACGGAGCGGGCACCTCCTCGGCGACGCCACAAATCGCGGCGGCGGCTGCTTTATGGCTCGCCGAGCATGGGCCTTTGGTGGCCCAATATCCAGAACCCTGGATGCTTTGGGGGGAAGCGCTCCGTCCGGCAGAATGCCTGTTCCATTGGTTGCGAGGCGGATCAGATCGCACGTGCGATGGTCGACAATCTTCAGGAAGGCGCGGAACACCGCCGAGATGTATCTGA
- the miaA gene encoding tRNA (adenosine(37)-N6)-dimethylallyltransferase MiaA yields the protein MALLIAGPTASGKSALALRLAETCNGVVINTDSMQLYRDLHVLTARPTQEEEHQAPHVLFGSVDGRINYSVALWLDQARIALDEAQGQGRMPIFVGGTGLYFKALTQGLSDIPSVPDSIRADLRRHAEGCSTPELHRELAARDPEMAARLKPNDSQRILRALEVFVATGQSLAAFQNARSAPLLTMSEVLAVFLAPDRADLNRRIDRRFDTMLEQGALQEVERLGARGLDPSLPVMRAHGVPHLLRALRGEISLAEAADRGKLDTRHYAKRQFTFARHQLPDFAWRTPEEAETFFLSKLQRM from the coding sequence ATGGCTCTGCTCATTGCCGGTCCGACGGCGAGCGGCAAATCGGCCCTGGCGCTGCGGCTTGCTGAAACCTGCAACGGCGTTGTGATCAATACCGATTCCATGCAGCTCTATCGTGACTTGCATGTGCTGACGGCAAGGCCAACTCAGGAAGAAGAACATCAGGCGCCGCATGTCCTGTTTGGGAGCGTCGATGGCCGAATCAATTATTCCGTCGCGCTTTGGCTCGATCAGGCAAGGATCGCCTTGGATGAGGCGCAAGGCCAAGGGCGCATGCCGATCTTCGTTGGCGGTACGGGGCTCTATTTCAAGGCGTTGACGCAGGGGCTTTCCGATATACCGTCCGTTCCCGACAGCATACGTGCCGATTTGCGCCGACATGCGGAAGGGTGCTCCACGCCTGAACTGCACCGTGAATTGGCGGCCCGCGATCCAGAAATGGCGGCACGGCTGAAACCCAATGACAGCCAGCGTATTTTGCGGGCGCTGGAGGTGTTTGTCGCCACGGGCCAGAGTCTCGCAGCCTTTCAGAACGCGCGAAGCGCCCCCCTGCTGACCATGTCCGAGGTTCTCGCGGTTTTTCTCGCGCCGGATCGGGCCGATCTCAATCGGCGGATCGATAGGCGTTTCGACACCATGCTGGAGCAGGGCGCCTTGCAAGAAGTCGAGCGGCTAGGCGCGCGCGGACTCGACCCGAGTCTGCCTGTCATGCGGGCGCATGGCGTGCCGCATCTTTTGCGGGCTCTGCGGGGGGAAATCAGCCTTGCGGAAGCGGCTGATCGCGGCAAACTTGATACGCGGCATTATGCCAAGCGTCAGTTCACCTTCGCGCGGCATCAATTGCCGGACTTTGCCTGGAGGACCCCGGAAGAAGCCGAGACTTTTTTTCTGTCCAAGCTTCAGCGGATGTAA
- a CDS encoding NADP-dependent glyceraldehyde-3-phosphate dehydrogenase, whose protein sequence is MTMDMQTLQHLFPEKGSIPEAYALPAPVNQTSILIGGELRPWKGPMRKVFSPVYLRHGDKLEPSEIGSFPEATVEESKAALEAAVAAYDKGRGLWPTMSVAERIACMQDFTKQMVAKRTEVVRLIMWEIGKNLADSEKEFDRTIDYIKATINAVRDLDNDNSRFLMVEGTIGQIRRTPLGVVLCMGPFNYPLNETFATLIPALIMGNTVVFKTPRWGVLLFTPLIEAFCSAFPKGVINFVYGQGHKVVPSLLNSGDVNVLTLIGSSKVADELKKQHPKVNRLRAVLGLDAKNAAIVLPDADIELAVKECLSGALSFNGQRCTALKMLIVHQSIVDEFLKKFVAALDKLGRGMPWDKGVAITPLPDVSKTRYMCDLVEDAVAKGAKVVNEGGGLACETFFNPAVVYPVTEGMKLYREEQFGPVVPVMAFDKIETALDYVISSEYGQQVSIFSSNPDLIGELVDPLVNQVCRVNINCQCQRGPDVFPFTGRKDSAEGTLSVTDALRSFSIRSMIAAKQTDESKKLLDDIILNHKSKFINTRFVF, encoded by the coding sequence ATGACTATGGATATGCAGACGCTGCAGCACTTATTTCCAGAGAAGGGCTCGATCCCTGAGGCTTATGCCTTGCCGGCACCGGTGAACCAGACTTCGATCCTGATCGGTGGCGAGTTGAGGCCGTGGAAGGGGCCGATGCGCAAGGTGTTCTCTCCGGTCTATCTGCGCCACGGTGATAAGCTGGAGCCTAGCGAAATCGGCAGCTTCCCCGAGGCGACGGTGGAGGAAAGCAAGGCGGCGCTTGAGGCCGCCGTTGCGGCCTATGACAAGGGTCGCGGACTCTGGCCGACCATGAGCGTTGCCGAGCGTATCGCCTGTATGCAGGACTTCACCAAGCAGATGGTGGCCAAGCGCACCGAGGTTGTGCGTCTCATCATGTGGGAGATTGGCAAGAATCTCGCCGATTCCGAAAAGGAATTCGATCGCACGATTGATTATATCAAGGCGACGATCAATGCCGTGCGCGATCTCGACAATGATAATTCCCGCTTCCTCATGGTCGAGGGGACGATCGGCCAGATTCGCCGCACGCCGCTCGGTGTCGTGCTGTGCATGGGGCCGTTCAATTATCCGTTGAACGAGACCTTCGCGACTTTGATCCCGGCGCTCATCATGGGCAATACGGTCGTATTCAAGACGCCCCGTTGGGGCGTGCTTCTGTTCACGCCTCTGATCGAAGCCTTTTGTAGTGCCTTTCCCAAGGGGGTCATCAATTTCGTCTATGGCCAGGGCCATAAGGTCGTGCCGAGCCTGCTCAATTCCGGCGACGTCAATGTCCTGACCCTGATCGGTTCCAGCAAGGTTGCTGACGAATTGAAAAAGCAGCATCCCAAGGTCAATCGCTTGCGCGCGGTGCTCGGTCTCGACGCCAAGAACGCGGCAATCGTGCTGCCGGACGCTGATATCGAATTGGCCGTCAAGGAATGTCTGTCGGGCGCGCTCTCGTTCAACGGGCAGCGCTGCACCGCCTTGAAAATGCTGATCGTGCATCAATCGATCGTGGATGAATTCCTCAAAAAATTTGTTGCGGCACTCGACAAGCTCGGCCGCGGCATGCCTTGGGACAAGGGCGTGGCGATCACTCCTCTGCCTGATGTCAGCAAAACGCGATATATGTGTGATCTTGTGGAGGACGCGGTCGCCAAGGGCGCCAAAGTGGTCAATGAAGGCGGCGGTTTGGCGTGCGAGACCTTCTTCAATCCGGCCGTGGTCTATCCGGTCACGGAAGGCATGAAGCTCTATCGCGAGGAACAATTCGGGCCGGTGGTTCCGGTCATGGCTTTTGACAAGATCGAGACCGCGCTCGATTACGTAATTTCCTCCGAATATGGCCAGCAAGTCTCGATCTTCAGCTCTAACCCGGATCTCATCGGCGAACTGGTCGATCCACTCGTCAATCAGGTCTGTCGCGTCAATATCAATTGTCAATGTCAGCGTGGGCCGGACGTCTTTCCCTTTACCGGCCGCAAGGATTCGGCGGAAGGAACCTTGTCCGTGACCGATGCCCTGCGGTCTTTTTCGATCCGTTCCATGATTGCGGCCAAGCAGACGGATGAAAGCAAGAAATTGCTTGATGACATTATCCTCAATCACAAGTCGAAATTCATCAATACACGCTTCGTGTTCTAA
- a CDS encoding ABC transporter substrate-binding protein — protein MKKVLMSAVAIVALMTAQASAKELKSIGLSLGSMGNPFFVAMAKGAAASAQKINPNAKVTALGFDYDLNKQFTQIDNFIASGVDLILLNPGDPVALEPAIKRAQAAGIPVIAVDTAAKGADIVITTDNTQAGEISCQYIVDKLGGKGDVIIENGPQVSSVRERVAGCKKALSNAPGIKILSSDQDAKGSRDQGLNVMQGYLTRFPKIDAVFTINDPQAIGSDLAVKQLHRDQIMITSVDGAPDIEVALKANTHIHASASQDPYAIAQLAVKLGSELLNGNKPEQNVILIPSKLVTRDNVAEYKGWQAER, from the coding sequence ATGAAAAAGGTGTTAATGAGTGCCGTGGCGATTGTTGCTCTCATGACGGCTCAAGCGTCTGCTAAAGAGTTGAAATCTATTGGGCTTTCGCTCGGCTCCATGGGCAATCCCTTTTTTGTTGCAATGGCCAAGGGTGCGGCAGCGAGTGCTCAGAAAATCAATCCGAATGCCAAGGTGACAGCGCTAGGTTTCGATTATGACCTGAATAAGCAATTCACGCAGATCGATAATTTCATCGCCTCCGGCGTTGATCTGATTCTGCTCAACCCCGGTGACCCTGTGGCTCTGGAGCCAGCGATCAAACGCGCCCAAGCGGCGGGTATCCCTGTCATCGCGGTCGATACAGCTGCCAAGGGCGCCGATATCGTGATCACCACGGACAATACGCAGGCTGGTGAAATTTCCTGCCAATATATTGTGGATAAGCTCGGCGGCAAAGGTGATGTCATCATCGAGAACGGTCCGCAGGTGTCTTCCGTGCGCGAGCGTGTGGCCGGTTGCAAGAAGGCGCTGAGTAATGCGCCAGGCATCAAAATCCTTTCAAGTGATCAAGATGCTAAAGGATCGCGTGATCAAGGCTTGAACGTGATGCAGGGCTATCTCACCCGCTTCCCCAAGATCGACGCGGTCTTCACGATCAATGATCCGCAAGCGATCGGCTCCGATCTCGCTGTTAAACAGCTTCATCGTGACCAGATTATGATTACGTCGGTTGATGGTGCACCCGATATCGAAGTCGCTCTCAAAGCAAATACACATATTCATGCTTCTGCAAGCCAGGACCCTTATGCAATCGCACAACTTGCGGTCAAGCTTGGGAGTGAGTTGCTGAATGGTAACAAGCCCGAACAGAATGTGATTCTGATTCCCTCCAAACTTGTGACACGTGATAATGTCGCCGAATATAAAGGCTGGCAGGCTGAGCGTTGA